In Actinoplanes derwentensis, the following proteins share a genomic window:
- the aceB gene encoding malate synthase A — protein MTEILSDEAVAFVADLNRRFRPRRNELLQARAARRAEIAAGATLGFLAETADVRAAEWSAPPAPADLQDRRVEITGPTERKMTINALNSGAKVWLADLEDANTPHWANVVDGQRNLHDAIRRTITLETEKKTYELNGGPYPTIVVRPRGWHLDERHLPVDGEPAVGALVDFGLYFFHNASELISRGSGPYFYLPKMESHKEAELWNDVFTYAQEKRGIPVGTIRATVLIETIPAAFEMEEILHALRPHISGLNAGRWDYLFSIIKYFRDNPAMILPDRASVTMTAPFMRAYSELLVSTCHKRGAFAMGGMAAFIPSRRDPAVNEVALTKVREDKEREAGDGFDGSWVAHPDLVPVCREIFDRVLGDKPNQLARKRPEVVVDAADLLDVAGTGGAVTRAGLQNNVNVALQYLEAWLRGNGAVAIHNLMEDAATAEISRSQVWQWIHNGVKLEDGSLITAELVGRILDEELTRIREAVGDEAWTTGRYDDARKLFERVALADDFADFLTSAAYESID, from the coding sequence ATGACCGAGATCCTGTCCGACGAGGCGGTCGCGTTCGTCGCCGACCTGAACCGGCGCTTCCGGCCTCGCCGTAACGAGCTCCTTCAGGCTCGTGCCGCCCGCCGTGCGGAGATCGCGGCCGGTGCCACGCTGGGCTTCCTGGCGGAGACCGCTGACGTCCGGGCGGCCGAGTGGTCCGCCCCGCCCGCGCCGGCCGACCTTCAGGACCGGCGGGTGGAGATCACCGGGCCGACCGAGCGGAAGATGACGATCAACGCGCTGAACTCGGGCGCCAAGGTGTGGCTGGCCGACCTGGAGGACGCGAACACTCCGCACTGGGCGAACGTCGTCGACGGCCAGCGGAACCTGCACGACGCGATCCGGCGGACGATCACGCTGGAGACCGAGAAGAAGACGTACGAGCTGAACGGCGGGCCGTATCCGACGATCGTGGTGCGCCCGCGCGGCTGGCACCTCGACGAGCGGCACCTGCCGGTGGACGGCGAACCGGCCGTCGGCGCGCTGGTCGACTTCGGGCTCTATTTCTTCCACAACGCTTCCGAGTTGATCAGCAGGGGGAGCGGCCCGTACTTCTACCTGCCGAAGATGGAGTCCCACAAAGAAGCCGAACTGTGGAACGACGTCTTCACCTATGCCCAAGAAAAAAGGGGCATCCCGGTCGGGACCATCCGGGCCACGGTGCTGATCGAGACCATTCCGGCCGCGTTCGAGATGGAGGAGATCCTGCACGCGCTGCGCCCGCACATCTCCGGGCTCAACGCCGGCCGCTGGGACTACCTGTTCAGCATCATCAAGTACTTCCGGGACAACCCGGCGATGATCCTGCCGGACCGCGCGTCGGTCACGATGACGGCACCGTTCATGCGGGCGTACTCCGAACTGCTCGTCTCCACCTGCCACAAACGCGGCGCGTTCGCGATGGGCGGCATGGCGGCCTTCATCCCGAGCCGTCGGGACCCGGCGGTCAACGAGGTGGCCCTGACCAAGGTCCGCGAGGACAAGGAACGCGAGGCCGGCGACGGTTTCGACGGCTCCTGGGTGGCCCACCCCGACCTGGTCCCGGTCTGCCGGGAGATCTTCGACCGGGTGCTCGGCGACAAGCCCAACCAGCTCGCCCGGAAACGGCCCGAGGTGGTGGTCGACGCCGCCGATCTGCTCGACGTGGCCGGTACCGGTGGCGCGGTCACCCGGGCCGGGCTGCAGAACAACGTCAACGTGGCCCTGCAGTACCTGGAGGCGTGGCTGCGCGGCAACGGGGCGGTCGCCATCCACAACCTGATGGAGGACGCCGCCACCGCGGAGATCTCCCGGTCCCAGGTCTGGCAGTGGATCCACAACGGGGTGAAGCTCGAGGACGGTTCGCTGATCACCGCCGAACTGGTCGGCCGGATCCTGGACGAGGAACTCACCAGGATCCGCGAGGCGGTCGGTGACGAGGCGTGGACGACGGGGCGGTACGACGACGCGCGCAAGCTGTTCGAGCGGGTGGCTCTCGCCGACGACTTCGCGGACTTCCTGACCAGCGCCGCCTACGAGTCCATCGACTGA
- the pucL gene encoding factor-independent urate hydroxylase, with amino-acid sequence MLGPNRYGKAEIRLVRVHRDGDTHGLVDFNVSIALSGELAAAHLVGDNSGVLPTDTMKNTVYAFAKEHGVGEPEVFALLLARHFVGSQPQVHGAKVSIESFAWDRLGPHSFRKRGDHIRTTVVSVTAAGTQVVSGVTGLTLLNSADSEFHGFVQDGYTTLPPTTDRILATAVDARWRHAGDDTDWAASFEGSLAALLEAFVGTYSYSLQQTLYAMGAGVLGSRPEVAEVRLALPNKHHYLADLSPFGLDNPNEVFIAGDRPYGLIEGTVARDGAPAATAEWWL; translated from the coding sequence GTGCTGGGACCGAACCGCTACGGCAAGGCGGAGATCCGTCTGGTGCGGGTGCACCGTGACGGTGACACGCATGGCCTGGTGGACTTCAACGTCAGCATCGCCCTCTCCGGCGAGCTGGCCGCCGCCCACCTGGTCGGCGACAACTCCGGGGTGCTGCCGACCGACACGATGAAGAACACGGTGTACGCGTTCGCCAAGGAGCACGGCGTCGGCGAGCCCGAGGTCTTCGCTCTGCTGCTGGCCCGGCATTTCGTCGGCAGTCAGCCGCAGGTGCACGGTGCGAAGGTGTCGATCGAGTCGTTCGCGTGGGACCGGCTGGGCCCGCACTCGTTCCGCAAGCGGGGCGACCACATCCGGACGACGGTCGTCTCGGTGACCGCGGCGGGCACGCAGGTGGTCTCCGGAGTCACCGGCCTGACGCTGCTGAACTCGGCGGACTCGGAGTTCCACGGTTTCGTCCAGGACGGGTACACGACGCTGCCCCCGACCACCGACCGGATCCTTGCCACCGCTGTGGACGCCCGCTGGCGGCACGCCGGGGACGACACGGATTGGGCCGCGTCGTTCGAGGGGTCGCTGGCGGCATTGCTCGAGGCATTCGTCGGCACGTACAGCTACTCGTTGCAGCAGACCCTCTACGCGATGGGCGCCGGCGTGCTGGGGAGCCGGCCGGAGGTGGCCGAGGTGCGGCTGGCGCTGCCGAACAAGCATCATTACCTGGCCGACCTGTCACCGTTCGGGCTGGACAATCCGAACGAGGTTTTCATCGCCGGCGACCGGCCGTACGGGCTGATCGAAGGCACTGTGGCCCGTGACGGCGCGCCCGCGGCGACGGCGGAGTGGTGGCTGTGA
- a CDS encoding DUF6986 family protein produces the protein MRLSEQDYDDIDASLAAHDAFLKARYPGDRPGRQPVHTVYVPADKLDDFRDWGGFALAAMDRHDFPWPDPTVRDKLAREPIEDLRVDFEDGYGVRDDAEEDAAVRKAAGILAGGSKPPFLGIRIKSLEAPTRRRSLRTLDLFLDTYQDLVNITLPKVSGPDQVSAMVTLCEKIERSYGLSAGALTFEIQIELPSAVLAADGSAVVARLITAAGGRCTGLHYGTYDYSAAAGVAAAYQSMEHPVADYAKAVMQAAAAQTGVRLSDGSTNILPVGDTAHVHSAWELHHRLVRRSLENGYYQGWDLHPAQLPTRYAATYEFFRDGRDAAVTRLHRYLDRQDSGIADEPATARALAGYLLRGLDCGALDDAGFPREQLTALS, from the coding sequence ATGCGTCTGAGTGAGCAGGACTACGACGACATCGACGCGAGCCTCGCCGCGCACGACGCGTTCCTCAAGGCCCGCTATCCGGGCGACCGTCCCGGCCGGCAGCCCGTGCACACCGTCTACGTCCCGGCCGACAAGCTCGACGACTTCCGCGACTGGGGTGGTTTCGCGCTGGCCGCCATGGACCGGCACGACTTCCCGTGGCCCGACCCCACGGTCCGCGACAAGCTGGCCCGCGAGCCGATCGAGGATCTGCGTGTGGACTTCGAGGACGGTTACGGCGTCCGTGACGACGCCGAGGAGGACGCGGCCGTCCGCAAAGCCGCCGGAATCCTCGCCGGTGGCTCGAAACCGCCGTTCCTGGGCATCCGGATCAAGTCCCTGGAAGCGCCGACCCGCCGCCGTTCGCTGCGCACGCTCGACCTGTTCCTGGACACCTACCAGGATCTGGTCAACATCACCCTGCCCAAGGTCAGCGGCCCGGACCAAGTCAGCGCCATGGTCACCCTCTGCGAGAAGATCGAGCGGTCGTACGGTCTGAGTGCCGGCGCCCTCACCTTCGAGATCCAGATCGAACTGCCGTCGGCGGTGCTCGCCGCCGACGGGTCGGCCGTCGTCGCCCGTCTGATCACCGCGGCCGGCGGGCGGTGCACCGGGTTGCACTACGGCACGTACGACTACAGCGCGGCCGCCGGGGTGGCCGCCGCCTACCAGTCGATGGAGCATCCGGTCGCCGACTACGCCAAGGCGGTGATGCAGGCCGCCGCCGCACAGACCGGGGTGCGCCTGTCCGACGGGTCCACCAACATCCTCCCGGTCGGCGACACCGCCCACGTGCACTCGGCGTGGGAACTGCACCACAGACTGGTCCGCCGATCCCTGGAGAACGGCTACTACCAGGGCTGGGACCTGCACCCGGCGCAGCTGCCGACCCGGTACGCGGCCACCTACGAGTTCTTCCGGGACGGCCGGGACGCCGCCGTCACCCGCCTGCACCGGTACCTGGACCGGCAGGACAGCGGTATCGCCGACGAACCGGCCACCGCCCGCGCTCTCGCCGGTTACCTGCTGCGCGGTCTGGACTGCGGTGCCCTCGACGACGCCGGTTTCCCCCGCGAGCAGTTGACTGCCCTGAGCTGA
- the uraD gene encoding 2-oxo-4-hydroxy-4-carboxy-5-ureidoimidazoline decarboxylase, whose translation MGAVEVFNALPSERLAEELLACCAAPTWGAVIAAGRPFADRAGLLAVADSAGRDLSWADVLAGLSAHPRIGERAAGDSKEAAWSRAEQSAAAQSADDLTRVELIAANRAYEERFGHVFLIFASGRSQAEILAAARERLGNDEAAERAIVTGELRKIALLRLERVLDGLEQGGPEQRAGA comes from the coding sequence ATGGGTGCGGTGGAGGTTTTCAACGCTCTGCCCTCGGAGCGACTGGCGGAGGAGCTGCTCGCCTGCTGTGCGGCACCAACCTGGGGCGCTGTGATCGCTGCGGGCCGGCCGTTCGCCGACCGGGCCGGGCTTCTCGCCGTGGCCGATTCCGCCGGGCGGGATCTGAGCTGGGCCGATGTGCTGGCCGGTTTGTCCGCGCACCCGCGGATCGGCGAGCGCGCCGCCGGTGACTCCAAGGAGGCCGCCTGGTCGCGGGCCGAGCAGTCGGCCGCGGCGCAGAGCGCGGACGATCTGACCAGAGTCGAGCTGATCGCGGCGAACAGGGCGTATGAGGAGCGGTTCGGCCACGTCTTCCTGATCTTCGCGAGCGGCCGTTCGCAGGCCGAGATCCTGGCCGCCGCGCGGGAGCGGCTCGGCAACGACGAGGCGGCCGAGCGGGCGATCGTGACCGGCGAGCTGCGCAAGATCGCGCTGCTGAGGCTGGAGCGAGTGCTCGACGGGCTGGAGCAAGGCGGCCCGGAGCAAAGGGCGGGTGCCTGA
- a CDS encoding glutaredoxin family protein, whose protein sequence is MLRRWSLTGLIATCGVLIAVVKTTDGAPGTAALLLAVFLGVAFVLSPRAFPRPSAGPLGTDDRPVVYWRPGCVFCLRLRARLGADAARLNWVDIWRDPAAAATVREITGGDEIVPTVVIGGQAHVNPDPSWIRDQIVPAAPQA, encoded by the coding sequence ATGTTGCGACGCTGGAGCCTCACTGGGCTCATCGCCACCTGTGGCGTGCTGATCGCCGTGGTCAAGACGACCGACGGGGCGCCCGGTACGGCGGCCCTGTTGCTGGCCGTCTTCCTGGGTGTCGCCTTCGTGCTGTCCCCGCGGGCGTTCCCCCGGCCCTCGGCCGGACCGCTGGGCACCGACGACCGGCCGGTCGTCTACTGGCGGCCCGGTTGTGTCTTCTGTCTGCGGTTGCGCGCCCGGCTCGGCGCCGACGCGGCCCGGCTGAATTGGGTCGACATCTGGCGCGATCCGGCGGCCGCGGCCACCGTCCGGGAGATCACCGGCGGGGACGAGATCGTGCCGACGGTGGTCATCGGCGGGCAGGCGCACGTCAATCCCGACCCGTCCTGGATCCGCGACCAGATCGTCCCGGCCGCACCTCAGGCCTGA
- a CDS encoding 8-oxoguanine deaminase — protein sequence MAVILIENAAIATVDEAGREFTTGHVLVGDDGRIAAVGAGAATGVIGEVRRIDGRGCLVTPGLVNTHHHLYQWVTRGLALDETLFGWLTTLYPIWGRLDAGIVGAAAGAGLGWLALSGCTTSMDHHYVFPRDGGDVLAAEIEAARAIGVRFHPTRGSMDLSRKDGGLPPDHLVEDTDEALAATEAAIDRWHDPSPESMLQIAVAPCSPFSVTTRLMTESAELARRKGVRLHTHLAETDDEEEFCLRQFGCKPVEYAERVGWLGDDVWLAHGVHLDDSAIARLGATGTGVAHCPSSNARLGAGSARVRELLDHGVPVGLGVDGAASQEVSHLGAELRQALYTARLRGGPKAMNARESLRLGTIGGARCLGRQDDIGSLEVGKLADLVMWRLDGLGHDGIDDHVAALVFGPPARVDLALVGGRPIVERGELVNADADTLTATARTAHRRLLEIS from the coding sequence GTGGCTGTGATCCTCATCGAGAACGCCGCGATCGCCACCGTCGACGAGGCGGGCCGCGAGTTCACCACCGGTCACGTGCTCGTCGGCGACGACGGGCGGATCGCCGCGGTCGGAGCCGGGGCGGCCACCGGCGTCATCGGCGAGGTCCGGCGGATCGACGGCAGAGGTTGCCTGGTCACACCGGGTCTGGTGAACACGCATCATCATCTCTACCAGTGGGTGACCCGTGGGCTGGCCCTGGACGAGACCCTGTTCGGCTGGCTCACCACGCTCTATCCGATCTGGGGCCGGCTGGACGCCGGGATCGTCGGTGCGGCGGCCGGTGCCGGGCTGGGCTGGCTGGCGCTGTCCGGCTGCACGACGTCGATGGACCACCACTACGTCTTCCCCCGCGACGGCGGCGACGTGCTGGCCGCTGAGATCGAGGCGGCGCGGGCGATCGGGGTGCGGTTCCACCCGACCCGGGGCTCGATGGACCTGAGCCGTAAGGACGGCGGCCTGCCACCGGATCACCTGGTCGAGGACACCGACGAGGCCCTGGCGGCGACCGAGGCGGCCATCGACCGCTGGCACGATCCGTCGCCGGAGTCGATGTTGCAGATCGCGGTCGCGCCGTGTTCGCCGTTCTCGGTGACCACGCGACTGATGACCGAGTCGGCGGAACTGGCCCGGCGCAAGGGCGTGCGGCTGCACACCCACCTCGCCGAGACCGACGACGAGGAGGAGTTCTGCCTCAGACAGTTCGGTTGCAAGCCGGTGGAGTACGCGGAGCGGGTCGGCTGGCTCGGTGACGACGTCTGGCTGGCCCACGGCGTGCACCTGGACGACTCGGCGATCGCGCGACTCGGCGCGACCGGCACCGGTGTCGCGCACTGCCCGAGTTCGAACGCCCGTCTCGGTGCCGGATCGGCGCGGGTGCGGGAACTGCTCGACCACGGGGTGCCGGTCGGTCTGGGTGTCGACGGAGCCGCCTCGCAGGAGGTCTCGCACCTCGGTGCGGAGCTGCGGCAGGCGCTCTACACCGCGCGTCTGCGCGGGGGCCCGAAGGCGATGAACGCCCGTGAGTCGCTGCGGCTGGGCACGATCGGTGGGGCCCGCTGCCTCGGCCGGCAGGACGACATCGGTTCGCTGGAGGTCGGCAAGCTGGCCGACCTGGTGATGTGGCGTCTCGACGGCCTCGGTCACGACGGCATCGACGATCACGTGGCGGCGCTGGTCTTCGGCCCACCGGCCCGGGTCGATCTGGCTCTGGTCGGCGGCCGTCCGATCGTCGAGCGTGGCGAACTGGTCAACGCCGACGCGGACACGTTGACCGCGACGGCTCGTACCGCGCATCGTCGTCTCCTGGAGATTTCCTAG
- the uraH gene encoding hydroxyisourate hydrolase, whose product MPSDDGTTAAFRARISTHILDTVSGDPARDVYVRLERRDSDGWLTAGEGRTDDDGRLRFEVPMHDWQAGGYRLFYYVEPYLGGDCFFPEITVAFHVHDPNRHYHVPLLLSRYGYTTYRGS is encoded by the coding sequence ATGCCCTCTGACGACGGCACCACGGCCGCGTTCCGGGCCCGCATCTCCACCCACATCCTGGACACGGTCTCCGGTGACCCGGCCCGCGACGTCTACGTCCGCCTGGAGCGGCGCGACTCCGACGGCTGGCTGACCGCCGGTGAGGGCCGCACCGACGACGACGGCCGCCTGCGCTTCGAGGTGCCGATGCACGACTGGCAGGCCGGTGGCTACCGGCTCTTCTACTACGTGGAGCCCTACCTGGGCGGCGACTGCTTCTTCCCGGAGATCACGGTCGCCTTCCACGTCCACGACCCGAACCGTCATTACCACGTGCCGCTGCTGCTGAGCAGGTACGGCTACACCACCTACCGGGGGAGCTGA
- the allB gene encoding allantoinase AllB, with product MVDLVVRSRRVVFPDGERAAAILIENEKITAVSAYDAEVTAGADVDLGDTALLPGLVDTHVHVNEPGRTEWEGFASATRAAAAGGVTTIIDMPLNSLPPTVDTEALAIKQAAATGQCHVDVGFWGGAIPGNATDLPGLHAAGVFGFKAFLADSGVPEFPPVDAAQLAEAMAAVDALFVVHAEDPDHLHDHQSSAAYADFLASRPQDAEHAAVATAIAVARTAGKKVHILHLSAASALPLIAQARADGVRVTAETCPHYLTLDAGLIPDGATEFKCCPPIRDTENADRLWEALADGLITCVVSDHSPCTPDLKRQDSGDFAAAWGGIASVQLGLPVIWTAARDRGHTLADVVKWMARRPADLVGLRGKGRIEVGADADLVAFGPDEEFVVDVQALHHKNPVTPYAGRTLRGVVRETWLRGHTVTGNDAGGRFLWNSKEN from the coding sequence ATGGTTGATCTGGTGGTGCGGTCCCGGCGGGTGGTGTTCCCGGACGGCGAGCGGGCGGCGGCGATCCTCATCGAGAACGAGAAGATCACGGCGGTGTCGGCGTACGACGCCGAGGTGACCGCCGGGGCGGATGTCGATCTGGGCGACACCGCGCTGCTGCCGGGCCTGGTGGACACGCATGTGCACGTCAACGAGCCCGGCCGGACCGAGTGGGAGGGGTTCGCCTCGGCGACCCGGGCGGCCGCGGCGGGCGGCGTCACCACGATCATCGACATGCCGCTGAACAGCTTGCCGCCGACGGTGGACACCGAGGCGCTCGCGATCAAGCAGGCGGCCGCGACCGGCCAATGTCACGTCGACGTCGGTTTCTGGGGCGGGGCGATCCCGGGCAACGCCACCGATCTGCCCGGGTTGCACGCTGCCGGGGTGTTCGGGTTCAAGGCGTTCCTCGCCGATTCGGGCGTGCCGGAGTTCCCGCCGGTCGACGCCGCCCAGCTCGCCGAGGCGATGGCCGCGGTGGACGCGCTGTTCGTGGTGCATGCCGAGGACCCCGACCACCTTCACGATCACCAGAGCTCGGCCGCGTACGCCGATTTCCTGGCCTCCCGCCCGCAGGACGCCGAGCATGCCGCCGTGGCCACCGCGATCGCGGTCGCGCGCACCGCTGGAAAGAAGGTGCACATCCTGCACCTGTCCGCGGCCTCCGCCCTGCCGTTGATCGCCCAGGCCAGAGCCGACGGCGTCCGGGTGACCGCCGAGACCTGCCCGCACTACCTCACGCTGGACGCCGGCCTGATCCCGGACGGCGCGACCGAGTTCAAGTGCTGCCCACCGATCCGGGACACCGAGAACGCGGACCGTTTGTGGGAAGCCCTCGCCGACGGCCTGATCACCTGCGTGGTGAGCGACCACTCGCCCTGCACCCCCGACCTGAAACGACAGGACTCCGGCGATTTCGCGGCCGCCTGGGGCGGGATCGCCTCGGTGCAACTGGGACTTCCGGTGATCTGGACCGCGGCCCGAGACCGGGGACATACCCTCGCGGACGTGGTGAAGTGGATGGCACGCCGTCCTGCCGATCTGGTGGGGCTGCGCGGCAAGGGCCGGATCGAGGTCGGTGCGGACGCTGATCTGGTGGCGTTCGGACCGGATGAGGAGTTCGTGGTGGACGTGCAAGCCCTTCACCACAAGAACCCGGTCACCCCGTACGCGGGAAGGACGTTGCGCGGTGTGGTCCGCGAGACCTGGCTGCGCGGGCACACGGTGACCGGCAACGACGCCGGCGGGCGGTTTCTGTGGAACTCGAAGGAGAACTGA
- a CDS encoding ATP-dependent RNA helicase has translation MPAESLPDLPVRPALPEVAAVLAGAGAAVLVAPPGTGKTTLVPLALATPGSKVIVAEPRRVAARAAARRMAALLGERPGQRVGFAVRGERQVSRETVVEVVTTGLLVRRLQADPELAGVGTVILDECHERHLDSDLALAFLVEARAALRPDLRLLATSATADSDRLAVVLGEPGQPAPVLTAYARTYPVEVIWAPPAGPISPPLGLRVDPRLLDHVAATARRALTEGDGDVLVFLPGAREIETVAGRLRGLADIDVVPLHGRQSGSAQDAALRAGPRRRVVLATAVAESSLTVPGVRSVVDAGLSRVPRMDHARGLGALATVPVSRSSAEQRAGRAGREAPGRVYRCWSPALHDRLPAQPEPEIAVADLTGFVLDLALWGHPDGEGLALPDPPPAGALRVATATLHDLGALGPGDRVTARGRALAGAGLHPRLARALLDGAAVLGATRAAELVAVLDDDRTTTGDVVTAWRTARNNDDPTWRIEVRRLTRAVNRATTGAAPDDPPAAPTTGSDEGPRTSGRHAGSGGRQTEAGGRHVEASGRQAGADGRLADDLAAGLVVGLAYPERVARAREAGGRAYLMAGGTEAELPVGSPLTGTPWIAVASADRTAGARTARVRSAAPIDEATAREVAASLLAETTEIGWIDGDVVARRVRRLGAITLASTRLTDPDPALVREALAAGLRDEGLDLLTWSRGAAELRSRLTFAHAALGEPWPDMSDSALLAGIADWLDLGSARRRSDLARLDVAGGLRRLIPWSVAGRLDEVAPERLPVPSGSNVRVDYSDPAAPVLAVKVQEAFGWREAPRLAGGRVPVLLHLLSPAGRPVAVTSDLGSFWARGYPQVRAELRGRYPRHPWPEDPATAEPTRRTNPRSR, from the coding sequence ATTCCTGCCGAGTCCCTGCCCGATCTCCCGGTCCGCCCGGCCCTTCCCGAGGTGGCCGCCGTTCTCGCCGGGGCCGGTGCCGCGGTCCTGGTGGCGCCGCCCGGCACCGGCAAGACCACGCTGGTCCCGCTCGCGCTGGCCACGCCCGGCAGCAAGGTGATCGTGGCCGAGCCGCGCCGGGTCGCCGCCCGGGCCGCCGCCCGGCGGATGGCCGCCCTGCTCGGCGAGCGTCCGGGGCAGCGGGTGGGTTTCGCGGTGCGCGGCGAGCGGCAGGTGTCCCGCGAGACGGTCGTCGAGGTGGTCACCACCGGCCTGCTGGTCCGCCGGCTCCAGGCCGATCCCGAGCTGGCCGGGGTCGGCACGGTGATCCTCGACGAGTGCCACGAGCGTCACCTCGACTCCGACCTCGCGCTCGCCTTCCTGGTCGAGGCGCGTGCCGCGCTACGGCCGGACCTGCGGCTGCTGGCGACCTCGGCGACGGCCGACTCCGACCGGCTCGCGGTGGTTCTGGGCGAGCCGGGCCAGCCGGCGCCGGTGCTCACCGCGTATGCCCGCACCTATCCCGTCGAGGTGATCTGGGCTCCCCCGGCCGGCCCGATCAGCCCACCGCTCGGGCTCCGGGTCGATCCCCGGCTGCTCGACCACGTCGCGGCGACCGCCCGGCGGGCCCTGACCGAGGGCGACGGTGACGTGCTGGTCTTCCTTCCCGGTGCCCGGGAGATCGAGACTGTCGCCGGTCGCCTCCGTGGTCTCGCCGACATCGACGTGGTCCCGTTGCACGGCCGCCAGTCCGGTTCCGCGCAGGACGCGGCGTTGCGCGCCGGCCCACGCCGCCGGGTGGTGCTGGCCACCGCGGTCGCCGAGAGCAGCCTGACGGTGCCGGGCGTGCGATCCGTCGTCGACGCCGGGCTCAGCCGGGTCCCCCGGATGGACCACGCCCGCGGCCTGGGTGCCCTGGCGACGGTGCCGGTCTCCCGTTCCAGTGCCGAGCAGCGCGCCGGGCGGGCCGGGCGAGAGGCACCCGGCCGGGTCTACCGTTGCTGGTCACCGGCGCTGCACGACCGGCTGCCGGCCCAGCCCGAGCCGGAGATCGCGGTCGCCGACCTGACCGGGTTCGTGCTGGACCTGGCGTTGTGGGGCCATCCCGACGGCGAAGGGCTCGCCCTGCCCGACCCGCCTCCGGCCGGGGCTCTGCGCGTGGCCACGGCCACCCTGCACGACCTCGGCGCACTCGGCCCCGGCGACCGGGTGACCGCGCGCGGCCGGGCCCTGGCCGGGGCCGGCCTGCACCCACGCCTGGCCCGGGCTCTGCTGGACGGCGCCGCGGTCCTGGGCGCCACCCGGGCCGCCGAGTTGGTCGCCGTCCTCGACGACGACCGCACGACCACCGGCGACGTCGTCACCGCCTGGCGGACCGCCCGCAACAACGACGACCCCACCTGGCGCATCGAGGTCCGCCGCCTGACCCGAGCCGTCAACCGGGCCACCACCGGCGCGGCCCCCGACGACCCACCAGCGGCACCGACCACCGGATCGGACGAAGGCCCCAGAACCAGCGGCCGGCACGCTGGGTCCGGCGGACGGCAGACAGAGGCCGGAGGGCGGCACGTAGAGGCAAGCGGACGGCAGGCAGGGGCTGATGGGCGGCTTGCCGATGATCTCGCGGCTGGGCTGGTGGTGGGGCTGGCCTATCCCGAGCGGGTGGCGCGGGCCCGCGAGGCGGGTGGCCGGGCGTACCTGATGGCCGGTGGCACCGAAGCCGAACTGCCCGTCGGGAGTCCGCTGACCGGCACACCGTGGATCGCCGTGGCGAGCGCGGACCGGACCGCCGGAGCCCGGACCGCGCGGGTTCGCAGCGCCGCGCCGATCGACGAGGCGACCGCCCGTGAGGTGGCCGCCTCCCTGCTGGCCGAGACCACCGAGATCGGCTGGATCGACGGGGACGTGGTGGCCCGCCGGGTTCGGCGGCTGGGCGCGATCACCCTGGCCTCCACCCGCCTCACCGACCCGGATCCGGCACTGGTCCGCGAGGCGCTGGCCGCCGGGTTGCGTGACGAAGGGCTGGACCTGCTCACCTGGAGTCGCGGGGCCGCCGAGTTACGGAGCCGGTTGACGTTCGCGCACGCGGCGCTCGGTGAACCGTGGCCGGACATGTCCGACTCAGCGCTACTGGCCGGGATCGCGGACTGGCTCGATCTCGGGTCGGCCCGGCGGCGGTCCGATCTCGCCCGGCTCGACGTGGCCGGTGGGCTACGGCGGCTGATCCCCTGGTCGGTGGCGGGCCGGCTGGACGAGGTGGCCCCGGAGCGGCTGCCGGTGCCGAGTGGTTCGAACGTCCGGGTGGACTACAGCGATCCGGCGGCGCCGGTGTTGGCCGTCAAGGTGCAGGAGGCGTTCGGCTGGCGGGAGGCGCCACGGTTGGCCGGTGGGCGGGTTCCGGTGCTGCTGCACCTGCTGTCCCCGGCGGGGCGGCCGGTGGCGGTCACCAGTGACCTCGGTTCGTTCTGGGCCCGGGGCTACCCGCAGGTGCGTGCTGAACTGCGCGGACGTTACCCACGTCACCCGTGGCCGGAGGACCCGGCGACGGCCGAACCGACCCGGCGTACGAATCCGCGGTCCCGCTGA